A genome region from Cyprinus carpio isolate SPL01 chromosome B23, ASM1834038v1, whole genome shotgun sequence includes the following:
- the LOC109064324 gene encoding F-box only protein 30-like, producing MEEPHVHCMSCISRRCMVKPEPGTSCDLITCPLICGAIFHSCKAIEHNLLCPLERVPCLNQSFGCPFTLARGQMAEHLEVCPAGVVCCSMEWNRWPVNDEDYHSYERLSQEADEVEQLDMALALQDQRTMLASLKLVSLAPTSGREKKTQAAGQNEKPGLVSVAQAPCVQVESVEMEPTAGCSKDKISNGINGIKEEHYGELYQTTVETTKSLSAALNVLIHLNSSETDRTTTNASAGLTDRELHEKVRMRDDAGFSCDKISSEVNGLKEELQPQQHQKLMELGRSLASALGALGDSVKGTEPINGSIVNDNGRLSQSESLESADVDMMDVTLAVHGDTGAVGGINAAETALDVLAHEATGEYRPVMLEDIDRQGFCNGSHSIVDDLMESTTEHHQNQESRGSWEFVGPLIPHRPEIRHDQHAFLIQEASGSQAPLLQQPIHAQTLTVQRDNALPMMALDFEDRAFERKLQNLQFLRNFMPLALNGRKGSFTEVFPHRNPRCKMEDKAVDTSDLDQEPVDDPMGLGEIDFTAAALLFCLEESPRARRISDTVYAFGGTRVDFGTQTFSFPAAILATSTMVGEVASASACDRAAPRLSQPSPFCTLRLDLTLEQLVPRPSWAPREGSMFTFECGQLFRREEFLSHVRNVHGDIHSGLNSWMEHRCPLAYYGCTYSQRRFCPSTQGSKVVHDRHLRSFGVQHISEPVTQPKCDHLSGLPFEVLQHVARFLDGFSLCQLSMVSRTMRDVCSSLLQTRGMVVVQWEKKQYLDGRRTWQIKDKVWRFSTAFSPVNRWEFADISSMADHLKHCPYNEVLRQVEAVPLPCMCTTRELTRDGRSLRSVLKPVS from the exons ATGGAGGAGCCTCATGTTCACTGCATGTCCTGCATAAGCAGAAGATGCATGGTCAAGCCTGAACCCGGCACTTCCTGTGACCTCATCACCTGCCCTCTTATATGTGGTGCTATCTTCCACAGCTGTAAGGCTATTGAACACAATCTGCTGTGCCCGCTTGAAAGGGTGCCATGTCTTAACCAAAGCTTTGGATGCCCTTTTACACTGGCCCGTGGCCAGATGGCAGAGCACCTTGAGGTGTGTCCTGCAGGTGTGGTGTGCTGCTCTATGGAGTGGAATAGGTGGCCAGTAAACGACGAGGATTATCATTCTTATGAGAGACTGAGTCAAGAAGCAGATGAGGTGGAGCAGCTTGACATGGCGCTCGCCCTTCAGGACCAGCGCACCATGTTAGCATCACTCAAACTCGTCTCCCTGGCTCCCACTAGTGGCCGGGAGAAAAAGACTCAGGCAGCAGGACAAAACGAAAAGCCTGGCCTAGTCTCAGTTGCTCAGGCTCCATGTGTGCAGGTGGAGAGCGTTGAGATGGAGCCTACAGCTGGCTGCTCGAAAGACAAGATTTCCAATGGGATTAACGGTATAAAAGAAGAACATTACGGTGAGCTCTACCAAACCACAGTAGAGACAACCAAAAGCCTGTCTGCAGCTCTCAATGTCCTGATCCACCTTAATTCTTCAGAAACAGACCGTACAACCACTAATGCATCAGCTGGACTTACAGATAGGGAACTGCATGAAAAGGTGAGGATGAGAGATGATGCCGGGTTCAGCTGTGATAAAATATCTAGCGAAGTCAATGGCCTAAAGGAGGAGCTACAGCCTCAACAGCACCAGAAACTCATGGAACTTGGCAGGAGCTTGGCCTCTGCTCTCGGTGCATTAGGAGATTCTGTCAAAGGCACTGAGCCAATTAATGGTTCGATAGTAAATGACAATGGCAGGCTCAGTCAGTCAGAATCTTTGGAGTCTGCAGATGTTGATATGATGGATGTTACATTGGCGGTTCATGGTGATACTGGGGCTGTTGGGGGAATTAATGCTGCAGAAACCGCTTTAGATGTTCTTGCTCATGAGGCAACAGGTGAGTATCGACCAGTCATGTTGGAAGACATAGATAGACAAGGTTTCTGTAATGGCTCTCATAGTATTGTAGATGACTTAATGGAATCAACTACTGAACACCATCAAAACCAAGAGTCTCGAGGTTCTTGGGAGTTTGTTGGTCCTTTAATTCCCCATAGGCCAGAGATCAGACATGACCAACATGCTTTCTTGATCCAGGAGGCCTCTGGATCACAAGCCCCATTGCTGCAGCAACCTATACATGCTCAGACTCTGACCGTCCAGAGAGACAATGCACTACCTATGATGGCATTAGACTTTGAAGACAGGGCTTTTGAGAGGAAACTCCAAAACCTTCAGTTTCTGCGCAACTTTATGCCACTCGCACTTAATGGACGGAAGGGGTCATTTACAGAAGTCTTTCCTCATAGAAATCCACGTTGCAAAATGGAGGACAAAGCTGTGGACACATCAGATTTAGATCAGGAACCAGTGGACGACCCCATGGGACTTGGCGAAATTGACTTTACGGCAGCTGCTCTTCTGTTCTGCCTGGAGGAGTCGCCACGAGCTCGGAGGATATCCGACACAGTCTATGCGTTTGGGGGCACACGTGTTGACTTCGGTACCCAGACGTTTAGTTTTCCCGCTGCCATCTTGGCAACAAGTACGATGGTCGGCGAGGTCGCATCGGCTTCCGCTTGCGATCGAGCCGCACCACGCCTTTCACAACCAAGTCCGTTTTGCACTCTACGGCTTGATCTGACTCTGGAGCAGCTAGTTCCTCGCCCAAGCTGGGCTCCACGCGAGGGCTCCATGTTTACCTTTGAGTGCGGCCAGCTCTTCCGTCGAGAAGAGTTCCTCTCGCATGTTCGCAATGTTCATGGAGATATCCACTCTGGACTCAATAGCTGGATGGAGCACCGCTGTCCTTTAGCGTATTATGGCTGCACATATTCCCAACGCAGATTCTGCCCATCCACTCAGGGCTCGAAGGTTGTTCACGACCGCCACCTCAGGTCCTTCGGTGTGCAACACATCTCGGAACCTGTGACTCAACCCAAGTGTGATCACCTTAGTGGATTGCCATTTGAAGTACTTCAACATGTAGCCCGATTTTTGGATGGGTTTAGCCTATGTCAGCTGTCAATGGTGTCCCGTACGATGAGGGATGTTTGCTCCAGTCTGCTGCAGACTCGTGGCATGGTGGTGGTACAATGGGAAAAGAAGCAATATTTGGATGGAAGACGAACCTGGCAGATAAAAGACAAG GTTTGGCGTTTCAGCACAGCCTTTAGCCCGGTTAACCGCTGGGAGTTTGCGGACATCTCTAGCATGGCAGACCATCTGAAACATTGCCCATACAATGAAGTCCTCCGACAAGTGGAGGCGGTTCCGCTGCCCTGCATGTGCACGACCAGAGAGCTAACGCGAGACGGCAGATCGCTCCGATCTGTTCTCAAACCAGTATCATAA